In Pseudomonas sp. HR96, the DNA window GTTGGCGGACCCACTCGACCTGTTCGCCGGCGCGCCGGTCCATCCAGATCAGGCAGGGGTGCAGCGGCTCGATCTGCGCGTCCACGGCAATCCCGGAACCACCGTACAGGCTGCTGATGCACAGCCCCTTGATCCGCTCGGGCGCCACGCCCGCGCTGCGCACACATCCCGCCACGCACTGTTCGACCGCCTGCAGCCAGACCTGCGGCCACTGCTCGGCCCAGCGCGGCCTGGGGGTGTCGACCTTGTAGCCGTGGCTGTGCTGGGCGACGATGGCGCCCTCGCCGTCCACCAGCAGGGCCTTGGTGCTCTGGGTGCCGATGTCGACCCCGATGACGTAATCCATAGCTGCGTTCTCTTGTTATGGTGGTCACGCTTGACTTAGCGGCCACGGCCGGCCGCGGCATCAGGCGGGCTTGAGCAGTACCTTGATCGAGCGCGTCGAGTTGGCCAGTTCGAACGCCTCGGCGTAGTCGTCCAGACCGAAGTCGTGGGTGACGATGCCCTTGGAGGTCACCAGCCCGCGCTCGAACAGGTCAATGGCCACCGGGTAGCAGTACGGACCCAGATGGGCGCCGCGCACATCCAGCTCCTTGCGGTCACCGATGATCGACCAGTCGGCGCTGGTCTCGGCGCCGAACACGCTGAACTCGACGAAACGGCCCAGCTTGCGAATCAGCTCCAGGCCCTGGGTGACGCCCACCGGCACGCCGGTGGTTTCAATGTAGACGTCGCAGCCGTAGCCGTCGGTGAGGCTGTGGATGATCGCCTTGGCGTCGTCGCGGCCGGGGTTGATGATCACGTCGGCACCGTATTGCCGGGCCAGCTCCAGGCGCTCGTCGACCATGTCGATCACCACCAGCTTTTTCGGCGTTTTCAGCGCCGCCACCTGCACCATGCACAGGCCCAGGGTGCCGGCCCCGGCGATCACCAGCACGTCGTCCAGTTGCACGTCACCGCGGTTGACGGTGTGGATGGCGCAGGCCATCGGTTCGATCAGGGCCGAGTCCTCCAGCGACACCGACTCGGGAATGCGGTGCACGATGGCGGTTTTCGGAATGCGCATGTACTGGGCCATGCCGCCTTCGGCGACGTCCTTCTGAAAGCCGAAGATGTTGTGCACCTCGCACATCCAGTATTTGCCGGACTTGCAGAAGCGGCACTTCTCGCAGGGCACGATCTGCTCGGCGATCACCTTGTCACCCAGCGACACCCCGAAATGCTCCTCGGCGCCCTCGCCGACCTGCTCCACGTAGCCGAAGAACTCGTGGCCGGGAATCACCGGCGCCTTGACCCAGGGGCTGTCACCGCCCCAGAACATCGCCGCGCCCGAATGGCACTTGCAATCGCTGGCGCAGATGCCGCAGGCGCCGATGCGGATCACCAGTTCCAGAGCGCGCGCCTGGGGTTTGCCGATGCGCTCCAGGCGGTAGTCCTTGGGGGCGTGGCAGACGACGGCTTGCATGCTGTTGTTGTTGTTGTTGTTGTTGTGGTCTTGCATGTCGATTCACCTTTTTGCGGACGAAGGAAGGCCCGGTGGCCGGGCGGGCCACCCTGGGCGAGCAGCGTGTTACTTGTGGCGTTGCCGGCTGATGAAGATCGCCAGCAGGATGATCGCGCCCTTGATCACGCTCTGTACGTAGGGCGAGACGCCGAGCATGTTCAGGCCGTTGTTGAGCACCCCCAGCAGCAGGGCACCGACCAGGGTGCCGACGATCACCCCGCGGCCGCCGGCAATGGACGCTCCGCCCAGCACCACGGCGGCGATGGCGTCGAGCTCGAAGCCGACCCCGGCGTTGGGCTGGCCGCTCATCAGCCGCGACGACAGCACCAGCCCGGCGATGGCCGCAGTCAGGCCGCTGATGGAATACACCAGCAGCTTGAAGCGCGATGCGCGCACTCCGCTCAGGCGCACGGCTTCCTCGTTGCCGCCAATGGCATAGATGTAGCGGCCGATGCGCGTGTGCTGCAGCAGCACCCAGGCGAGGAAATAGGTGGCGAGCATGATCAGGATCGGCACCTGGATGCCCCACAGGGTGCCGCGGCCGAACCAGGCGAACCAGTCGGGCATGCCGGCGATCGGGTAGCCGTCGGTGTACATCAGGCCCAGGCCCCGGGCGATGCCCATGGTCGCCAGGGTGACGATGATCGGCGGCATTTTCAGGTAGGCGACGAACACGCCGTTGCCGACGCCGAAGCCGACGCCTACCAGCAGCCCCACCAGCATGGCGATGGGCGCCGGCACCCCGGCCACCATCAAGCCGGTGGTCAGGGTCCCGGCCAGGGCCATGACCGGCCCCACCGACAGGTCGATGCCGCCCGTGAGGATCACGCAGGTCATGCCCACGGCGATGATCGCGTTGATCGACACCTGGCGGGCGATGTTTTCCAGGTTGGCGCCGGTGAGGAACTTGTCGCTGGCGAAGATCATGAACAGGGTCACCACCACCAACCCGACGAAGGGGTAGAAGGCCGGCGAGCGGATCAGCTGCGCGAAGTCCTTGCGCAGGCCATGGGCGGCATGGCCGGCGGGCTTGGCCGGCGCATTCTTAATGGACGTGAACACTGTGGCGACTCCCGGTGGCGTGACGCATCACCTCTTGGGGGTTGACGTTGGCGGCCTCGAGTACATCGACGATGGCGCCCTTGTTGAACACGGCGACGCGGTCGCACATGCCGATGATCTCCGGCAGCTCGGAGGAGATCATGATGATGGCGAAGCCCTGCTCGGTCAGCCGGCGCATCAGCGTGTAGATTTCCGCCTTGGCGCCGACGTCGATGCCGCGGGTCGGCTCGTCGAAGATCAGGATGTCGCAGTGATGGTTGATCCAGCGCGCGATCACCACCTTCTGCTGGTTGCCGCCACTGAGGTTGAGCACCCGGCTTTCGCAGGTCGGCGCCTTGATCGCCAGCTGCTTCATCAGCTCGGTGGTGGTCAGGTCTTCCTTGCGCCGGTCGAGCAGGTGGCCATGGCCCTCGTACTTGCCCAGGTTGTTCAGCGAGATGTTCTCGCGAATGCTGAAGTCGACGATCAGCCCTTCGCTCTTGCGGCTCTCGGGCAGCAGGCCGATGCCGTTGGCCAGCGCCTGGGCCGGGTCGCCCAGCTGCACCGGCAGGCCGTGCAGCAGCACCTCCTTGCTGACCACACCCAAGGCCCCGATGACGCCCAGGGCCAGCTCGGTGCGCCCGGAGCCCACCAGCCCGGCGAAGCCGAGGATCTCGCCGCGGTGCAGTTTGAAGTGATTGTGCGGGCCGTTGCGCACCAGCTGGATGTCGCGCACTTCCAGTACCACCTCGCTGCTGGGGGTGCTGGTCTTGGCCGGAAAGCTGGCCTCCAGGCGCCGCCCGACCATCATCTCGACCAGGGTGTCGATGTCGCTGTCGGCCACGGTCAGGGCGCCGACGTTGCAGCCGTCGCGCAGCACGCTGATGCGGTCACAGACCTGGAAGATCTCCTCCAGGTGATGGGAAATGAAGATCACCGCCACGCCCTGGCTTTTCAGCTCGCGCATGATGTCGAACAGCAGCGCCGCCTCGGTGGGCGTCAAGGTAGCGGTCGGCTCGTCGAGGATCAGCAGACGCGCCTCCAGGGCCAGGGCCTTGGCGATCTCGACGA includes these proteins:
- a CDS encoding alcohol dehydrogenase catalytic domain-containing protein, whose translation is MQDHNNNNNNNSMQAVVCHAPKDYRLERIGKPQARALELVIRIGACGICASDCKCHSGAAMFWGGDSPWVKAPVIPGHEFFGYVEQVGEGAEEHFGVSLGDKVIAEQIVPCEKCRFCKSGKYWMCEVHNIFGFQKDVAEGGMAQYMRIPKTAIVHRIPESVSLEDSALIEPMACAIHTVNRGDVQLDDVLVIAGAGTLGLCMVQVAALKTPKKLVVIDMVDERLELARQYGADVIINPGRDDAKAIIHSLTDGYGCDVYIETTGVPVGVTQGLELIRKLGRFVEFSVFGAETSADWSIIGDRKELDVRGAHLGPYCYPVAIDLFERGLVTSKGIVTHDFGLDDYAEAFELANSTRSIKVLLKPA
- a CDS encoding ABC transporter permease — its product is MFTSIKNAPAKPAGHAAHGLRKDFAQLIRSPAFYPFVGLVVVTLFMIFASDKFLTGANLENIARQVSINAIIAVGMTCVILTGGIDLSVGPVMALAGTLTTGLMVAGVPAPIAMLVGLLVGVGFGVGNGVFVAYLKMPPIIVTLATMGIARGLGLMYTDGYPIAGMPDWFAWFGRGTLWGIQVPILIMLATYFLAWVLLQHTRIGRYIYAIGGNEEAVRLSGVRASRFKLLVYSISGLTAAIAGLVLSSRLMSGQPNAGVGFELDAIAAVVLGGASIAGGRGVIVGTLVGALLLGVLNNGLNMLGVSPYVQSVIKGAIILLAIFISRQRHK
- a CDS encoding sugar ABC transporter ATP-binding protein; its protein translation is MSSLLQLDNICKSYPGVQALKSINLRVERGEIHALLGENGAGKSTLMKILAGVEHQDQGSILIDGAQQHFATYHEAIAAGIGIVFQEFSLIPYLNAVENIFLGHELVNGFGLLRKQPMRDKAIALFDRLGVQIDLDCAVQHLSVAEQQFVEIAKALALEARLLILDEPTATLTPTEAALLFDIMRELKSQGVAVIFISHHLEEIFQVCDRISVLRDGCNVGALTVADSDIDTLVEMMVGRRLEASFPAKTSTPSSEVVLEVRDIQLVRNGPHNHFKLHRGEILGFAGLVGSGRTELALGVIGALGVVSKEVLLHGLPVQLGDPAQALANGIGLLPESRKSEGLIVDFSIRENISLNNLGKYEGHGHLLDRRKEDLTTTELMKQLAIKAPTCESRVLNLSGGNQQKVVIARWINHHCDILIFDEPTRGIDVGAKAEIYTLMRRLTEQGFAIIMISSELPEIIGMCDRVAVFNKGAIVDVLEAANVNPQEVMRHATGSRHSVHVH